A region of the Pseudarthrobacter oxydans genome:
CGTGGAGGTTGTCTCTTGAGCCAGGCAGGTGCGGACCCCGCACGGGAGAACTCTGAGAGCAAGGGCACCCTCCGCGTGGTGCAGCTCTACCCGCGGGACATGAACATCTACGGCGACTGGGGCAATGCCCTGGTCCTGCAGCAGCGGATCAGGTGGCACGGCTACACTCCGGAGCTGGTCGAGTACAACGTGGGGGATCCGTTCCCCGACGGCGTGGACATTATCGTGGGCGGCGGCGGCCAGGACAGCGGCCAGCTGGTGATCCAGGACGACCTGCAGTCGCGGGCCGGAGTACTTAAGGACCTGGCTGAGGACGGTGCGCCGATGCTTGTCATCTGTGGGCTGTACCAGCTCTTCGGACACTTCTTCAAGACCCGCACAGGCGCCGTGATCCCGGGCATCGGCATCCTGGACGTGGAAACCCACGGGACGGACGAACGCCTGATCGGCAACGTCAAGGTCTCCACCCCGGAGTTCGGCGAAGTCCTGGGTTATGAGAACCACAGCGGCCAGACCACCCTTGGCAGCGGCGTGCGGCCTTTGGGCTCCACCCCGAAGGGTATGGGCAACAACAGCAGTGACGGCCACGAGGGTGCCCGCTACCGCAATATAGTGGCCAGCTACCTGCACGGCTCCCTCCTGCCCAAGAATCCGGCCATCGCGGACTTCCTGATCCGCACGGCAGCGGAGCGCAAGTACGGCAGCTTTGTTCCGGGCCATCCGGATGACCACTACGCGGAACTGGCCAGGGAACACGCGGCGCGGCGCCCTCGCTGACCCGGGGCGGGACAGTCAGCGCTCAGCGCCAGTTAAAGTACTCACGGTGTATGTTCGCCCGGCGGACACCGGCGGCGCGAAAAGCCTTCCCAAACTGGCGGAGCATCTTGTCCGGACCTCCCATGAAGACAGACAAGCGGCGAGGTTCCACGGCTACGGAGCCAAGGACCATCTCAGGAGTCAGCCTCCCGTCCGTATCCGTGTCCACGAAATGGACCGTAAGGCCAGGGTGGGCCCTGGCGATACCTGCGATTTCTTGGGCAAAGGGCGACGTGCCTGATGAGGTGACGAACAGATCGACGGTGCCCTCCAGCTTTCCTTCCAGGGAACGCAGCCAGCTAAGGAACGGGGTGATCCCCACGCCTCCTGCTATCCAGACCTGGTGCCCGGTCCCGGCGTCGCGGTCGAAGCGGCCATAGGGTCCGCTGACTACCGCCGGCATGCCGGGGAGCACCGCGTCGGGCATGCCGGCGGTGTGATCACCCAGGGCCTTGACCGTGATGCGTATCCGGCGCTCCCGGACGGAGCCCGAGATCGAAAACGGATGCCGCTGCCATCCTTGCTTCGTCTCGAGGTAGATCATGGCGAACTGGCCTGGTTTGAACTTCAGCGGCCTTCCCAGTGGCAGGAGGCTAACCTCCACCAGGCCCGGCGCCACGATGTCGACGCGTTCCACCTGGTAATCGTGGTGGGGCAGGAAGTGCCGCGCCAGGAGTTCCCGGTAGGCGTAGAAGGCAAGTCCCGTGCCGCCGATGGCCACGTAGCTCCAGCGCAATCCTGGTACCGCATCGAAGGCGCTGGCGTCCAAAAGGCCATGCAGAAAGCCGGCAGCGACAAAAAGTCCTGTCAGGCGGTGGAAGCCGCGCCACCGTTCATAGCCTCCAAGCAGGCGCCGAAGAAGCCGCACAGGCCAGGCTTCGCGGAAGTCGAGCACCATCCGCCGGACAGGGGCAGGCAGCATGGTGCGCCAGCGAGGCAGGACGGCCCAGACCACCAGGGCGGCAAGCCCGGTTGCGGCGATGACGGCCAGCGCCTTGCCCACGCTGGTGGCAGCGGGGTTGGCGGCAAGTTGGATGTGGGGCACCAGGAGCAGGCTTCCGGTAATCGCAAGGCGGCGGTGCCAGATGGCGGCGTGGTCAATGCCACCGAAGATGTGCTCCACCTGCGGAAGCGTACTGATCAGGACCAACGCTATGGAAAAGAGCAGGATGGACTCGCCACCAAAGAGTTGTCCCAGGTAGCCCGGCACAGCCTCCCCTCCGGGCCGCATCAGGTACCAAAGGACTGCATAGGCCGCGGAAAAGCCCATAATGCCGGCGGGCCCGGTCCACCGCACGGGGAGGCCGGGATGCCCGGCCACTCTTCCTGACTCCGGCTGCGGGTTCACCACGGATCACGGCTCCTTCGTTACCAGGAGTTCGTGGGCGCCGGCGGACGGGGCGTCCATGGACTCGACCACCCCCAGAGTACGCTCCCTGGTCGCGGCGTCGGCTTCCGGCCCGGCACAGGGCCCCTGCGGCGCGTCGGAGGCCACCGAACACCAGCGGTAGGGATCCCGGACAATAACCGAAGGAGCCCAGGCCAGGTCCGTGGCTGACCACCTGCCCGACGTGTCCTGGCCGAACTGTACCCTGACCAGCAGGCCCTCATTGTTGACCACATACCACGGGGAAAGTTCCGTGATGGCGTTGCCCAGCCCGTACACGATCCAGGTGCCCTTGTAGTTTTCAATGGGCTGCACGGCGTGCGCGTGGTGTCCGTAGACCAGGTTGAACTGGCCGCTGTCCGCCAGGGCACGCGCCACCTCCTGCTGCTGGACGTTGGGTTCACTGGCGTATTCGTCCCCCGCATGCATGGCCGCCAGCACGATGTCCGCCCCCTGCGCCCGCGCTTTCTCCGCCTTGGCGATCATGGTGGGGGCATCGAGCATGTCCACCTGCCAGGGATGGTCCGGAACCAGCCCGTTAAGCCCATAGGTTCCCTGGACAACAGCGATCTTTGCCGCCGCCGTCTGCATAATGAGGATCTTTTGGGACTCGGTTTCGGTCCGGTAGGAGCCTGTGTGTTTGAGGCCGGCGGCGTCCAGGGTATCCAGGGTTCGCAGCAGTCCGTCCGTCCCGCGGTCGATGGTGTGGTTGCTGCCCGTTGTGCAGGCCTGGTAGCCGACCTCTTTTGAGGCGGTAATGATCTGCGGCGGAACGTTGAAGGAGGGATAGGCCGAGAACGGGCCGTCCGGACCGGATACGGGAGTTTCCAGGTGGCAGATGGCGAGGTCGCTGTTGTTGATGTACCTGCGCTGGCCTTCCAGGAGCGGCACGAAGTCCATTCCCGGCTTGCCTGCGGCCGCCGCGTCGTGCTGTCCCTGCTGCCACAGCTGCGCGTGCACCAGCATGTCTCCGGTGACCAGCACCGAAGTGCAGCGGAGCACGGGGCAGGCAGGCCCTTTGCCGGGGGTCGGGGTGGGTGTCGGTGTGGACGGCGGAGCAGGGGTTGTGGCCGTCACGGGACCAGAACTGCCGGAACCGCCCGCTGCCGGACCCGCCCCGGCGGAAGCGGAGTTTCCCGCCCGGGCCGTGGACCCGTCCTGCTCCGCCAACAGGCCGCAGCCTGCCAAGGCCCCTGCCAGGAGCACCGAAACGGCCAAGGCCGAAGCGGAAGCATGGGCGCGGATATGCACCGGCCCCCTGCCGGATATGGTCCCCATAGCTGCCATTGTAGGGACGGCGGCGTGGCGTGGCGCACATTGAGAAGCGTGGCCTGCTGTGAAAGGTTTTAGTTCATGACCAACCCCCTTCTGGCGCCCAGTCCCCTGCCGTACGGACTTCCTCCCTTCGCCGGGATCGAACCCGCCCACTACGAGGAAGCCATCGAAGCGGGCCTCGCCGAACACCTGGCCGAGATCCAGGGAATCGTGGACACCCCGGCACCGGCCACCTTCGACAACACGGCACTGGCGATGGAGCGCTCCGGCCGCCTGCTGGACCGGGCCGCCGCGTCCTTCTTCACACTGGTGTCAGCGGACGCGTCGGACCGGATCCGGGACCTCGAAACGAAACTTTCCCCGCTCTTCTCAGCCCACCAGGACGAGATCTTCCTGAACCGTGGACTTTTCGAGCGCTTTGCCGCCATCGATACGGCCCAATGTGATGCCGAGTCCACCCGGCTGGTGGAGGAATACCTCAGGGAATTCCGGCAGTCCGGCATCCAGCTTGACGGCCCGGGCCAGGAGAGGCTCCGCGCCATCAACGCCGAACTCTCACAGCTGGGCACGGAGTTCGGACAGCGGGTCAAGGACGGAATGAAGTCGGCCGCCATCCTGCTTGACCATGCCGGGGATCTGGCCGGCCTGCCGGCGGATGACATTGCCAGCGCTGCCGAGGCCGCCCGCGCGGCCGGCCATGACGGGAAGTTCCTGCTGACGCTGATCCAGCCCAGCAACCAGCCCGCCCTGGCCGCCCTCGAAAACCGCGACGTCCGCCGTCGGCTCTTCGAAGCCTCCGTAGCCCGGGGCAGCAGCGGCGGCAGCCTCGACGTGCTGGACCTGGCAACATCAATGGCGCGGCTCCGCGCCGAGAAGGCATCGCTGCTCGGCTTTGCCAACTACGCCGAGCTGGTGGTGGACCGCCAAACTGCTCCGGACTTCGAATCGGTCCAGGCCATGCTTAGCCGCATGGCCCCGGCAGCGGTGCGGAACGCGGACGCCGAAGCGGCGGCGCTGGCCGAGGCTGCGGGCCATCCGCTGGAGGCCTGGGACTGGGCCTTCTACTCCGCCAGGGTCCGCCGCGGGAAGTATGCGGTGGACGAACAGGCGCTGCGCCCTTATTTCGAACTTGACCGGGTCCTGGCCGACGGGGTTTTCTTCGCCGCCACATCCCTGTACGGCATCACGTTCCACGAGCGGGACGACCTCTCCGGCTACCACCCTGATGTAAGCATTTGGGAGGTCCGGGACGAGGACGGTGAGGGACTGGGCCTGTTCCTGGGCGACTACTACACCCGCGAGTCAAAGCGTGGCGGGGCCTGGATGAATTCCCTGGTTGAACAGTCGGCGCTGCTGGGAACCAAGCCTGTTGTCATCAACAACCTGAACATCTCCAAGCCGCCGGCCGGCGAGCCAACCCTGCTGACCCTGGACGAGCTGCGGACCACGTTCCACGAATTCGGCCACGCCCTGCACGGGCTCTTCTCCAACGTTACGTACCCGCGGTTTTCCGGCACGTCAGTTCCCCGCGACTTCGTTGAGTACCCGTCCCAGGTCAATGAAATGTGGATCATGTGGCCCGAAGTCCTGGAAAATTATGCGCGCCACCACGCCACCGGTGAGCCGCTGCCGGCCGCCGTCGTGGAAAAGCTCAACGAGTCCCGGCTGTGGGGCGAGGGTTTTGCCACCACCGAGTACCTGGGCGCGGCCTTGCTGGACCTTGCCTGGCATGTCCTCGGGGCCGGCGATGTTCCGGAAGACGCCCTGGCTTTCGAAGACAAGGCCCTCGCTGCGGCGGGAATCGCCCACGCCCTGATTCCGCCGCGCTACCGCACCGGCTACTTCCAGCACGTCTTCGCAGGCGCAGGGTACGCAGCAGGCTACTACTCCTACATCTGGAGCGAGGTCCTGGACGCGGAAACGGTGGACTGGTTCACCGAAAACGGCGGCCTGACACGCGCGAACGGCCAGCGCTTCCGCCAGGAGCTGCTGTCACGGGGTAACAGCCGGGACCCCCTGGAATCCTTCCGCAGCCTCCGCGGCCGCGACGCCCGCCTGGACCCGCTGCTGAAGCGCCGCGGCCTGGAGTAAGGGTTTCCAAGTAGGTAGCGCTAAGTGTCGTTTTGAACCTCCAAAACGACACTTAGCGCTACCTACTTGGGATAAACGAACGACGGCGGCGGGTCACCTTCCCGGGTGACCCGCCGCCGTCGTACTGCTTTTGAAGCTGTTACCAGCCGCGTTCGGCGAGGCGGTGGGGCTGGGGGATCTCGTCGACGTTGATGCCCACCATGGCTTCGCCGAGGCCCCGGGAGGCCTTGGCGATGACGTCGGGGTCATCGAAGAAGGTGGT
Encoded here:
- a CDS encoding glutamine amidotransferase produces the protein MNIYGDWGNALVLQQRIRWHGYTPELVEYNVGDPFPDGVDIIVGGGGQDSGQLVIQDDLQSRAGVLKDLAEDGAPMLVICGLYQLFGHFFKTRTGAVIPGIGILDVETHGTDERLIGNVKVSTPEFGEVLGYENHSGQTTLGSGVRPLGSTPKGMGNNSSDGHEGARYRNIVASYLHGSLLPKNPAIADFLIRTAAERKYGSFVPGHPDDHYAELAREHAARRPR
- a CDS encoding CapA family protein — its product is MGTISGRGPVHIRAHASASALAVSVLLAGALAGCGLLAEQDGSTARAGNSASAGAGPAAGGSGSSGPVTATTPAPPSTPTPTPTPGKGPACPVLRCTSVLVTGDMLVHAQLWQQGQHDAAAAGKPGMDFVPLLEGQRRYINNSDLAICHLETPVSGPDGPFSAYPSFNVPPQIITASKEVGYQACTTGSNHTIDRGTDGLLRTLDTLDAAGLKHTGSYRTETESQKILIMQTAAAKIAVVQGTYGLNGLVPDHPWQVDMLDAPTMIAKAEKARAQGADIVLAAMHAGDEYASEPNVQQQEVARALADSGQFNLVYGHHAHAVQPIENYKGTWIVYGLGNAITELSPWYVVNNEGLLVRVQFGQDTSGRWSATDLAWAPSVIVRDPYRWCSVASDAPQGPCAGPEADAATRERTLGVVESMDAPSAGAHELLVTKEP
- a CDS encoding M3 family metallopeptidase, with the protein product MTNPLLAPSPLPYGLPPFAGIEPAHYEEAIEAGLAEHLAEIQGIVDTPAPATFDNTALAMERSGRLLDRAAASFFTLVSADASDRIRDLETKLSPLFSAHQDEIFLNRGLFERFAAIDTAQCDAESTRLVEEYLREFRQSGIQLDGPGQERLRAINAELSQLGTEFGQRVKDGMKSAAILLDHAGDLAGLPADDIASAAEAARAAGHDGKFLLTLIQPSNQPALAALENRDVRRRLFEASVARGSSGGSLDVLDLATSMARLRAEKASLLGFANYAELVVDRQTAPDFESVQAMLSRMAPAAVRNADAEAAALAEAAGHPLEAWDWAFYSARVRRGKYAVDEQALRPYFELDRVLADGVFFAATSLYGITFHERDDLSGYHPDVSIWEVRDEDGEGLGLFLGDYYTRESKRGGAWMNSLVEQSALLGTKPVVINNLNISKPPAGEPTLLTLDELRTTFHEFGHALHGLFSNVTYPRFSGTSVPRDFVEYPSQVNEMWIMWPEVLENYARHHATGEPLPAAVVEKLNESRLWGEGFATTEYLGAALLDLAWHVLGAGDVPEDALAFEDKALAAAGIAHALIPPRYRTGYFQHVFAGAGYAAGYYSYIWSEVLDAETVDWFTENGGLTRANGQRFRQELLSRGNSRDPLESFRSLRGRDARLDPLLKRRGLE